In the genome of Cupriavidus malaysiensis, one region contains:
- a CDS encoding porin, whose amino-acid sequence MTSKLSAAIIAALLPAAAAAQNVTAYGVVDTGIEYLNGIGAAHDSVVRMPALTGTVPSRWGLRGTEDLGSGLKAVFWLESGFAPDSGASNQGGRLFGRQALVGLSGPWGQVALGRQYTMLFWAMAEPDILGPNAFGSGSLDSYIPNARTDNAISYKGTFGGLTAGATYSFGRDTVNAGPSPSGTNCAGENPADKRACREWSAMLKYDAAAWSVGVAYDSLRGGPGAFAGLTNSGLRDDRLSINGYVKIDDKARIGLGWLRRDNRASATPRSDMFYGGVTYQLTPALSLDGEAFHLRFHDSANKAWLFAARGVYAFTKRTSVYATAGYIDNGGNLALSVSNAQAGATPAPGGNQFGAMVGMKHIF is encoded by the coding sequence ATGACATCCAAGCTATCCGCTGCCATCATCGCGGCCCTGCTGCCCGCGGCCGCCGCCGCGCAGAACGTGACCGCCTATGGCGTTGTCGACACAGGTATCGAGTACCTCAACGGTATCGGCGCCGCGCACGACAGCGTGGTCCGCATGCCCGCGCTGACCGGCACCGTGCCGTCGCGCTGGGGCCTGCGCGGCACCGAAGACCTGGGCAGCGGCCTGAAGGCCGTGTTCTGGCTGGAGTCGGGCTTCGCCCCCGACAGCGGGGCCAGCAACCAGGGGGGCCGCCTGTTCGGCCGCCAGGCGCTGGTCGGCCTGTCCGGGCCCTGGGGGCAGGTGGCCCTGGGCCGCCAGTACACCATGTTGTTCTGGGCCATGGCCGAGCCGGACATCCTCGGCCCCAACGCGTTCGGCTCGGGTTCGCTGGACAGCTATATCCCCAACGCGCGCACCGACAACGCGATCTCCTACAAGGGGACATTCGGCGGCCTGACCGCGGGTGCGACCTACAGCTTCGGGCGCGACACGGTCAACGCCGGGCCCAGCCCGTCCGGCACCAACTGCGCCGGCGAGAACCCGGCCGACAAGCGGGCCTGCCGCGAGTGGTCGGCGATGCTGAAGTACGATGCCGCGGCATGGAGCGTGGGCGTAGCCTACGATTCGCTGCGGGGCGGCCCCGGCGCCTTTGCCGGACTGACCAATAGCGGGCTGCGCGACGATCGCCTCTCGATCAATGGCTACGTGAAGATCGACGACAAGGCACGGATCGGGCTGGGCTGGCTGCGACGCGACAACCGGGCCAGCGCCACACCGCGCAGCGACATGTTCTATGGCGGCGTCACGTATCAGCTCACGCCGGCGCTCAGCCTCGACGGCGAAGCGTTCCACCTGCGCTTCCACGACAGCGCGAACAAGGCATGGCTGTTTGCGGCACGCGGCGTCTATGCGTTCACCAAGCGAACCTCGGTCTATGCCACCGCCGGTTATATCGACAACGGCGGCAACCTCGCGCTTTCGGTCAGCAACGCGCAGGCCGGCGCGACCCCTGCGCCCGGCGGCAACCAGTTCGGGGCGATGGTAGGGATGAAGCATATCTTCTGA
- a CDS encoding mechanosensitive ion channel family protein, producing MRLELLLTHPWFGTWMAALVAVAVALLAHRIGRVLLLRITRSAPVPHAIVRKARAPSKAVLLLLALQTVWQAAPDALPWIDMVRHLNGLLMIVATTWLVARMIAGFALGVMERHPVDVADNINARRIHTQTRVLARIAMTLAVVMGAAMLLMTFPGARQVGTSLLASAGVVGVVAGIAAKPVFSNMIAGLQLALTQPLRLDDVLIVEGEWGRVEEITSTYVVLRIWDERRLIIPLQYFIEKPFQNWTRNNSQLMGSVFFHVDYGMPLAPLRAELERIVQAAPQWDQRFFNLVVTDATERTMQLRVLCTAASSGQVWDLRCQVREGLIDFMQREYPQFLPRLRVEGEGAREGAQEGARDGAPPDA from the coding sequence ATGCGCCTCGAACTTCTCCTCACACATCCCTGGTTCGGCACCTGGATGGCGGCCTTGGTCGCCGTCGCCGTTGCGCTGCTGGCGCATCGCATCGGCCGCGTGCTGCTCCTGCGCATCACCCGGTCCGCGCCCGTGCCGCATGCCATCGTCAGGAAGGCGCGCGCGCCGTCCAAGGCCGTGCTGCTGCTGCTGGCCTTGCAGACGGTCTGGCAGGCCGCGCCGGATGCGCTGCCATGGATCGACATGGTGCGCCATCTCAACGGGCTGCTGATGATCGTCGCCACCACCTGGCTGGTGGCGCGCATGATCGCGGGCTTCGCCCTGGGCGTGATGGAGCGCCATCCGGTCGATGTCGCGGACAATATCAACGCCCGCCGCATCCACACCCAGACGCGGGTGCTGGCGCGCATCGCCATGACGCTGGCGGTGGTGATGGGCGCGGCCATGCTGCTGATGACCTTCCCCGGTGCCCGCCAGGTCGGCACCAGCCTGCTGGCCTCGGCCGGCGTGGTCGGCGTGGTGGCCGGTATCGCTGCCAAGCCGGTCTTCAGCAATATGATCGCCGGCCTGCAACTGGCGCTGACCCAGCCGCTCCGCCTCGACGACGTGCTGATCGTGGAGGGCGAGTGGGGACGCGTGGAGGAGATCACCTCGACCTACGTGGTGCTGCGCATCTGGGACGAGCGCCGCCTCATCATTCCCCTGCAGTACTTCATCGAGAAGCCGTTCCAGAACTGGACCCGCAACAATTCGCAGCTGATGGGCTCGGTGTTCTTCCATGTGGACTACGGCATGCCGCTGGCGCCGCTGCGGGCCGAACTGGAGCGCATCGTGCAGGCCGCGCCGCAGTGGGACCAGCGCTTCTTCAACCTGGTGGTCACCGATGCCACGGAGCGCACCATGCAGTTGCGCGTGCTGTGCACCGCGGCTTCCTCCGGCCAGGTGTGGGACCTGCGCTGCCAGGTGCGGGAAGGGCTGATCGACTTCATGCAGCGCGAGTATCCGCAGTTCCTGCCGCGGCTGCGGGTGGAGGGGGAGGGCGCGCGGGAGGGGGCGCAGGAGGGGGCGCGGGACGGAGCGCCGCCGGACGCCTGA
- a CDS encoding TauD/TfdA dioxygenase family protein: MKIRPITPAIGAEISSVHLGEAARDAGLFAQIKAALLQYKVLFFRRQDITRAEHVAFAGRFGALETHPVAGSDPDHPGLVRIYRSDNPHSYENNYHCDGLWRPNPAMGAVLRCIECPEIGGDTIWVNMVKAYEELPEEVKRKLDGLRARASIEQSFGAVMTPEARAKLAQDHPAVEHPVVRTHPETGEKVLFVGAGFTTHFTNYSTPANVRHGIDKAPGAALLLNYLISRATIPEYQVRWSWQQGDVAVWDNRSTQHYALNDYWPAPRKMERAGIIGDIPC; the protein is encoded by the coding sequence ATGAAGATCAGGCCCATCACCCCGGCCATCGGGGCGGAGATTTCGTCGGTCCACCTGGGCGAGGCGGCGCGCGACGCCGGCTTGTTCGCGCAGATCAAGGCGGCACTGCTCCAGTACAAGGTGCTGTTCTTCCGCCGGCAGGACATCACGCGCGCCGAGCACGTGGCCTTCGCCGGGCGCTTCGGCGCGCTCGAGACCCATCCGGTCGCGGGCAGCGATCCGGACCATCCCGGCCTGGTGCGCATCTACCGCAGCGACAACCCGCACAGCTACGAGAACAACTATCACTGCGACGGCCTGTGGCGGCCCAATCCGGCCATGGGGGCGGTGCTGCGCTGCATCGAGTGCCCGGAGATCGGTGGCGACACCATCTGGGTGAACATGGTGAAGGCGTACGAAGAGCTGCCGGAAGAGGTCAAGCGCAAGCTCGACGGCCTGCGCGCGCGCGCCAGCATCGAGCAGAGCTTCGGCGCGGTGATGACGCCGGAAGCGCGCGCCAAGCTGGCCCAGGACCATCCGGCGGTGGAGCACCCGGTGGTGCGCACCCATCCGGAGACCGGCGAGAAGGTGCTGTTCGTGGGCGCGGGCTTCACCACGCATTTCACCAACTACAGCACGCCGGCCAATGTGCGCCACGGTATCGACAAGGCGCCGGGCGCTGCCTTGCTGCTCAACTACCTGATCAGCCGCGCCACCATTCCCGAGTACCAGGTGCGCTGGTCATGGCAGCAAGGCGACGTCGCCGTGTGGGACAACCGCTCCACCCAGCACTACGCCCTCAACGACTACTGGCCGGCGCCGCGCAAGATGGAGCGCGCCGGCATCATCGGCGACATCCCCTGCTGA
- a CDS encoding 3-keto-5-aminohexanoate cleavage protein: protein MNFLDGHLFPENQQPLIITAAPYAPGWLPSDFPEDIPVTMEAQIQKAVDCYNAGATVLHLHVRELDGKGSKRLSKFNELIAGVRAAVPEMIIQVGGSISFAPENEGQAAKWLSDDTRHMLAELEPVPDQVTVTVNTSQMNVTDHAEDADFRGTSRENPAIFHAYKEMTVPAQPGWVEEHVRRLSARGIQSAFQCYNTNSFESVERLMRRGFYKGPLVMNWVAIGGGMDTPNVYSLANFMRGVPDGAVVTVESNVRNVLPVNMMGIAMGLHVRCGTEDVIWNQKRSAKMSTVEQIEQLVRISREFGRDIASARQAREISKIGVFYDSVEESLQANGFAPNRNGGTQGFLRKTH from the coding sequence ATGAACTTCCTCGACGGCCATCTCTTTCCCGAGAACCAGCAGCCGCTGATCATCACCGCCGCCCCCTACGCGCCCGGCTGGCTGCCCTCCGACTTCCCGGAGGACATCCCGGTCACGATGGAGGCGCAGATCCAGAAGGCGGTGGACTGCTACAACGCCGGCGCCACCGTGCTGCACCTGCATGTGCGCGAGCTCGACGGCAAGGGCTCCAAGCGCCTGTCCAAGTTCAACGAGCTGATTGCCGGCGTGCGCGCCGCCGTGCCGGAGATGATCATCCAGGTGGGCGGTTCGATCTCCTTTGCGCCCGAGAACGAGGGCCAGGCCGCCAAATGGCTGTCGGACGACACGCGCCACATGCTGGCCGAGCTGGAGCCGGTGCCGGACCAGGTCACGGTGACCGTCAACACCTCGCAGATGAACGTGACCGACCACGCCGAGGACGCCGACTTCCGCGGCACCTCGCGCGAGAACCCCGCCATCTTTCACGCCTACAAGGAGATGACGGTGCCCGCGCAGCCGGGCTGGGTCGAGGAGCATGTGCGCCGCCTGAGCGCCAGGGGCATCCAGAGCGCCTTCCAGTGCTACAACACCAACAGCTTCGAGTCGGTGGAGCGCTTGATGCGCCGCGGCTTCTACAAGGGGCCGCTGGTCATGAACTGGGTCGCCATCGGCGGCGGCATGGACACGCCCAACGTCTACAGCCTCGCCAACTTCATGCGCGGCGTACCCGACGGCGCGGTGGTCACGGTGGAGAGCAATGTGCGTAACGTGCTGCCGGTCAACATGATGGGCATCGCCATGGGCCTGCACGTGCGCTGCGGTACCGAGGACGTGATCTGGAACCAGAAGCGCAGCGCGAAGATGAGCACCGTGGAGCAGATCGAGCAGCTGGTGCGTATCTCGCGCGAGTTCGGCCGCGACATCGCCAGCGCGCGCCAGGCGCGCGAGATCAGCAAGATCGGCGTCTTCTACGACTCGGTGGAGGAATCCCTGCAGGCGAACGGCTTCGCGCCCAACCGCAACGGCGGCACCCAGGGCTTCCTGCGCAAGACGCATTGA
- a CDS encoding tripartite tricarboxylate transporter substrate binding protein has product MQRFTPILRRLAAPTLALALALGALAPAMRTAAAAEWPARPLRILLGAPPGGTADIVARLYAVELQRALGQPVIVDYKPGAAGTIAVQTMLSAPRDGYTFLLIQKGIAAEVPHAIKVSYDPFKDIVPVAQLTRQGLMLVGNPGLPAKSLAELVAYIKANPGKLDYANFGIGLRGQTIGVQFNRLAGLQTGSVNYKGSPPALQDIMGGQVALMFDGPASSLPLIKGGRLRAFAIAFPKRIAALPDVPTFAELGYPELNEVGWMGLWAASGVPPAIVAKVREAAIQAMQSRGLQKKLEELGMEAGTPVATEALARDVRESYERQGALLRSIGFTPQ; this is encoded by the coding sequence ATGCAACGCTTCACCCCGATCCTGCGCCGGCTTGCGGCGCCCACGCTGGCGCTCGCGCTGGCCCTGGGCGCGCTCGCGCCGGCCATGCGCACCGCCGCTGCCGCCGAATGGCCGGCCCGGCCGCTGCGCATCCTGCTCGGCGCCCCGCCGGGCGGCACCGCGGACATCGTCGCGCGCCTCTATGCGGTCGAGCTGCAGCGCGCGCTCGGGCAGCCGGTGATCGTCGACTACAAGCCCGGGGCGGCCGGCACCATCGCGGTCCAGACCATGCTGTCCGCGCCGCGTGACGGCTATACCTTCCTGCTGATCCAGAAGGGCATCGCCGCCGAAGTGCCCCATGCCATCAAGGTTTCCTACGATCCCTTCAAGGACATCGTGCCGGTCGCGCAACTGACCCGGCAGGGGCTGATGCTGGTCGGCAATCCGGGCCTGCCGGCGAAGAGCCTCGCCGAGCTGGTGGCCTATATCAAGGCCAATCCCGGCAAGCTCGACTACGCTAACTTCGGCATCGGCCTGCGCGGCCAGACCATCGGCGTGCAGTTCAACCGGCTGGCCGGACTCCAGACCGGCAGCGTCAACTACAAGGGATCGCCGCCCGCGCTGCAGGACATCATGGGCGGACAGGTCGCGCTGATGTTCGACGGCCCGGCCTCGTCGCTGCCGCTGATCAAGGGCGGCAGGCTGCGCGCCTTCGCCATCGCCTTCCCCAAGCGCATCGCCGCGCTGCCCGACGTGCCCACCTTCGCGGAACTGGGCTACCCCGAACTCAACGAGGTGGGCTGGATGGGCCTGTGGGCGGCGTCGGGCGTGCCGCCGGCCATCGTGGCCAAGGTGCGCGAGGCCGCCATCCAGGCGATGCAGTCGCGCGGCCTGCAGAAGAAGCTGGAGGAACTCGGCATGGAGGCCGGCACGCCGGTGGCCACCGAGGCGCTGGCGCGCGACGTGCGCGAATCCTACGAGCGCCAGGGCGCGCTGCTGCGCTCGATCGGCTTCACGCCGCAGTGA
- a CDS encoding quinone oxidoreductase family protein, protein MKAAQVLPGADGGRIVVQEIPAPTPKAGEVLVRVRASGVNYGEIKYMREHRTGLPMTAGVEFAGEVAAVGEGAGGWREGDRVMGHGRGCHAQYVLAAPQALMAVPDTVSWVDAAAFPNVFITAHDALVSNGALQAGESVYINGASGGVGMAAIMIASALGARPVIASSRSAEKLARLAGYGVDVGLLAGQEPLAGRLRDATDGRGVDVILDTIGGTVFEDHVQSLAVKGRLVNLARLGGASTARLDLNLLWLNRLKLMGATFRTRTEPERLACVQACARDLLPWFGAGKLRLPIDRVFALDAIGDAYDYILRSQHMGKIVLSVD, encoded by the coding sequence ATGAAAGCGGCACAGGTACTACCCGGCGCGGACGGCGGACGCATCGTCGTGCAGGAGATCCCCGCACCCACGCCGAAGGCCGGCGAAGTGCTGGTCCGGGTGCGGGCATCGGGCGTCAACTACGGCGAGATCAAGTACATGCGCGAGCACCGTACCGGCCTGCCGATGACTGCCGGGGTGGAGTTCGCCGGGGAAGTGGCCGCCGTGGGCGAGGGGGCCGGCGGCTGGCGCGAGGGCGACCGCGTCATGGGCCACGGCCGCGGCTGCCACGCGCAGTACGTGCTCGCCGCGCCGCAGGCGCTGATGGCGGTGCCGGACACGGTGTCGTGGGTCGACGCCGCGGCCTTTCCCAATGTCTTCATCACCGCGCACGATGCCCTGGTCAGCAATGGCGCGCTGCAGGCCGGCGAGTCCGTCTACATCAACGGCGCCTCGGGCGGCGTCGGCATGGCGGCGATCATGATCGCGTCGGCGCTGGGCGCGCGGCCGGTGATCGCCTCCTCGCGCTCGGCGGAGAAACTGGCGCGCCTGGCCGGCTACGGCGTCGACGTCGGCCTGCTGGCCGGACAGGAGCCGCTGGCCGGACGCCTGCGGGACGCCACCGACGGGCGCGGTGTCGACGTCATCCTCGACACCATCGGCGGCACGGTGTTCGAAGATCACGTGCAGAGCCTCGCCGTCAAAGGGCGGCTGGTGAACCTGGCCCGCCTCGGCGGCGCCAGCACCGCCCGCCTCGACCTCAACCTGCTGTGGCTGAACCGCCTGAAGCTGATGGGCGCCACCTTCCGCACGCGCACCGAGCCGGAGCGCCTCGCCTGCGTGCAGGCCTGCGCGCGCGACCTGCTGCCGTGGTTCGGCGCCGGCAAGCTGCGCCTGCCGATCGACCGCGTGTTCGCGCTGGACGCGATCGGCGACGCCTACGACTACATCCTGCGCAGCCAGCACATGGGCAAGATCGTGCTGTCGGTGGACTGA
- a CDS encoding AraC family transcriptional regulator — MEQVGRLVRSASLNGYIELVQSLGQDPGALLRKAGLSMRLLKDPEALIPSRALRELLELTASATGVEDLALRLAARRGFSNLGPISLVLKEEASPRLALDTLCRYLKLISAALVTHIEETDQTVVIREDLLPTPGAATRQAMELTVAMMFRILRELIGPQWRPQQVCFTHRAPADLSAHRAFFGRQPKFNQAFNGIVCAAADLDRPRAPAQSGAARLARDYLDAALRRRGEGTRESCRELILALLPGGRCTAQQVARHLRVDRRTLHRHLDADGLSFSALLDEVRSQLVLRHLAESDLPLGEIASLLGFATQSSFSHWFRAAFGCSVTQWRKQNAAPAARALAG, encoded by the coding sequence ATGGAACAAGTCGGGAGACTGGTCCGCAGTGCCAGCCTGAACGGCTACATCGAACTGGTGCAGTCGCTCGGCCAGGATCCTGGCGCCCTGCTGCGCAAGGCGGGCTTGTCGATGCGGCTGCTGAAGGACCCCGAGGCCCTGATTCCGAGCCGCGCCCTGCGCGAGCTGCTGGAGCTGACCGCCAGCGCCACCGGGGTGGAGGACCTCGCGCTGCGGCTGGCGGCGCGGCGCGGGTTTTCCAACCTGGGGCCGATCAGCCTGGTGCTGAAGGAAGAGGCCTCCCCCCGGCTGGCGCTCGATACCTTGTGCCGCTACCTGAAGCTGATCAGCGCCGCCCTGGTGACGCACATAGAGGAAACGGACCAGACCGTGGTCATCCGCGAGGATCTGCTGCCCACCCCGGGAGCGGCCACGCGCCAGGCGATGGAGCTGACGGTGGCCATGATGTTCCGCATCCTGCGCGAACTGATCGGCCCACAGTGGCGGCCGCAGCAGGTCTGCTTCACGCACCGCGCGCCGGCGGACCTGTCGGCCCACCGCGCCTTCTTCGGCCGCCAGCCCAAGTTCAACCAGGCCTTCAACGGCATCGTCTGCGCGGCGGCGGACCTGGACCGGCCACGCGCGCCCGCGCAGTCCGGCGCGGCGCGGCTGGCGCGCGACTATCTCGATGCCGCGCTGCGGCGCCGCGGCGAGGGCACGCGCGAGTCATGCCGCGAGCTGATCCTGGCGCTGCTGCCGGGCGGCCGCTGCACGGCCCAGCAGGTGGCGCGCCACCTGCGCGTCGACCGGCGCACGCTGCACCGCCATCTCGATGCCGACGGGCTGAGCTTCTCGGCACTGCTCGACGAGGTGCGTTCACAGCTGGTACTGCGCCACCTCGCCGAAAGCGACCTGCCGCTCGGCGAGATCGCCAGCCTGCTGGGCTTCGCCACCCAGAGCAGCTTCAGCCACTGGTTCCGCGCCGCCTTCGGTTGCAGCGTGACGCAGTGGCGCAAGCAGAACGCCGCGCCGGCGGCGCGGGCCCTGGCGGGCTAG
- a CDS encoding Gfo/Idh/MocA family protein — MPIRIAAIDVSHWHSIYDAAYLKHLVQMEDVEVVALHDDDAEIAAKRARAVGVGAVYADHLAMLDSEQPDFVVALGRHDRMARRAHDLLDRGIDFLMEKPMGRNAAEVRGIVDKATARGAFVAVPLPQRDAPFMRKAREMLVEGRFGRLSHIYIRMNRFSSARYPAWDSAWMLDPEASAGGCLRNLGTHGLDALRVLVDEPWVVTAAQISNGALGQAVEDYASVLLRSESGVLATLEVGNAYPRRTTEGATNLPSRDRLLDGADGEWKICGQHALLMAKDGMLRIVGTDDETSLPGEPDGNPAFGMLRKTLDAWRAGGPPPASARDCLRAVELIDAAYGLADPLRR; from the coding sequence ATGCCGATCCGCATTGCCGCCATCGACGTCAGTCACTGGCACTCAATCTATGACGCCGCCTACCTGAAACATCTGGTTCAAATGGAAGACGTGGAGGTAGTGGCACTGCATGATGACGATGCCGAGATCGCTGCGAAGCGTGCACGGGCCGTCGGGGTCGGTGCCGTCTACGCCGACCACCTGGCGATGCTCGACAGCGAGCAACCGGATTTCGTCGTTGCGCTCGGCCGTCACGACCGCATGGCGCGGCGTGCGCATGACCTGCTGGATCGGGGCATCGACTTCCTGATGGAAAAGCCGATGGGACGCAACGCCGCCGAAGTCCGTGGCATTGTCGACAAAGCCACGGCGCGGGGCGCCTTCGTCGCCGTTCCACTGCCCCAGCGCGACGCGCCATTCATGCGCAAGGCGCGCGAGATGCTTGTCGAGGGGCGCTTCGGCCGCCTGTCCCACATCTACATCCGCATGAACCGCTTCAGTTCCGCACGCTACCCCGCCTGGGATTCCGCCTGGATGCTTGACCCGGAGGCGTCGGCCGGCGGCTGTCTGCGCAATCTGGGCACGCACGGCCTGGACGCGCTGCGGGTGCTGGTCGACGAGCCGTGGGTGGTCACCGCAGCACAGATCAGCAATGGTGCGCTCGGCCAGGCGGTAGAAGACTATGCAAGCGTGCTGCTGCGCAGCGAAAGCGGTGTGCTCGCCACGCTGGAAGTTGGCAATGCCTACCCGCGCCGCACCACCGAAGGCGCCACCAATCTGCCAAGCCGGGATCGGCTGCTCGACGGCGCCGACGGCGAATGGAAGATCTGCGGCCAGCATGCGCTACTGATGGCCAAGGATGGCATGCTGCGCATCGTCGGCACGGACGACGAGACATCCCTGCCCGGAGAGCCGGATGGGAATCCTGCGTTCGGGATGCTGCGCAAGACCCTGGACGCATGGCGTGCCGGCGGCCCTCCCCCGGCGAGTGCACGGGACTGCTTGCGTGCCGTCGAACTGATCGATGCGGCATATGGCCTGGCCGATCCGCTCCGGCGCTGA
- a CDS encoding fumarylacetoacetate hydrolase family protein produces MKLCRFNNDRVGVVLSGQVVDVTEAVTRVLEGLPPVDGDPLIAYLDQVRAGLPSDLLARQAAPASAVSLLAPVRLPGKIVAAPVNYHAHIAEMLASNISPGHNLADIEKAGLFLKATSSLVGAAQGVAVRFPERRTDYEVELVAVIGRAASEVPVEEALDYVAGYAVGLDITVRGTEDRSFRKSIDSYTVLGPWLTTRDEIEDPNALRLWLSQNGIVRQNTSTADMVLSVAELIAFASRFYTLKPGDLLFTGTPEGVGPIHPGDFLHAACDGLDAMDVRVRAYGDEA; encoded by the coding sequence TTGAAGCTCTGTCGATTCAACAATGACCGCGTGGGCGTCGTCCTGTCAGGACAGGTGGTGGACGTGACGGAAGCTGTCACGCGAGTACTGGAGGGCTTGCCGCCGGTGGATGGCGATCCCCTGATCGCCTACCTCGACCAGGTTCGCGCCGGATTGCCGTCGGATCTGCTGGCGCGGCAAGCCGCGCCGGCCAGCGCCGTCAGCCTGCTTGCGCCGGTGCGCTTGCCAGGCAAGATCGTGGCGGCGCCGGTCAACTATCACGCGCATATCGCTGAGATGCTGGCGAGCAATATTTCTCCGGGACACAACCTGGCGGATATCGAGAAGGCAGGTCTGTTCCTCAAGGCGACATCGTCCCTGGTGGGGGCTGCCCAGGGAGTCGCGGTGCGCTTTCCCGAGCGGCGGACCGACTACGAGGTGGAGCTGGTAGCAGTGATCGGTCGCGCCGCGAGCGAGGTGCCGGTGGAGGAAGCCTTGGACTACGTCGCCGGCTATGCGGTCGGCCTTGACATCACCGTACGCGGTACCGAGGATCGCAGCTTCCGCAAGTCGATCGATAGCTATACGGTGCTTGGCCCCTGGCTGACCACTCGGGATGAGATCGAAGATCCGAACGCCCTGCGGTTGTGGTTGTCGCAGAATGGCATCGTGAGGCAGAACACGTCCACGGCCGACATGGTGCTCAGCGTCGCGGAGCTGATTGCCTTCGCTTCGCGCTTCTACACGCTCAAGCCAGGCGACCTGCTGTTCACCGGCACGCCGGAAGGCGTGGGTCCGATCCACCCAGGCGATTTCCTGCATGCCGCCTGCGATGGCCTGGATGCCATGGATGTCCGGGTACGTGCCTATGGAGACGAGGCATGA
- a CDS encoding cupin domain-containing protein, which translates to MTAERQRSGSKPLLEALDEVHAQPLWDRYMRLNTREPQYRAPLIWPWQTMGPLVERAAREVDMEEAERRVLLLTHPDFPGTVFTTPTLSGGLQVLNPGESADAHRHTLAALRIVMCGSGAVTTVDGKRCEMVPGDVILTPAWSWHEHCHEGSERMVWFDGLDYPLARQLGAVFFEMGPGPVPPRGLAAAPDDSLAEGGMLPEGDAAVVPYSPLYRYAWERADRVLAAMAPGVDGSRRLRYLNPADGGPVMPTIDVEALRLAAGRTTAAVRTTATAMVVVIEGSGRSDIGDTVFHWQQHDVFTLPRWQWVRHQAVSEQATLMLVSDRELMRRLDYLREERRAD; encoded by the coding sequence ATGACGGCGGAACGGCAGCGCAGCGGCAGCAAGCCGCTGTTGGAGGCACTCGACGAGGTTCATGCACAACCCTTGTGGGATCGCTATATGCGTCTCAATACCCGCGAGCCCCAATATCGCGCGCCGCTGATCTGGCCGTGGCAGACGATGGGGCCGCTGGTGGAACGTGCCGCCCGCGAAGTCGACATGGAGGAGGCTGAACGGCGGGTGCTACTGCTGACCCATCCCGATTTCCCTGGCACGGTCTTTACCACGCCGACACTGTCGGGCGGATTGCAGGTTCTCAATCCGGGAGAGTCGGCCGATGCCCATCGGCATACGCTTGCCGCGCTGCGCATCGTCATGTGCGGCAGCGGAGCGGTCACGACGGTCGACGGCAAACGCTGCGAAATGGTCCCCGGCGATGTGATCCTGACGCCGGCATGGAGCTGGCACGAGCATTGCCACGAGGGAAGCGAGCGCATGGTCTGGTTCGATGGGCTCGACTATCCGCTGGCGCGGCAACTCGGCGCGGTGTTCTTCGAGATGGGGCCGGGTCCCGTGCCACCCCGTGGCCTGGCGGCAGCGCCTGACGATAGCCTGGCGGAGGGCGGCATGCTCCCGGAAGGCGACGCGGCGGTGGTGCCTTACTCTCCGCTCTATCGCTACGCCTGGGAGCGCGCCGACCGGGTGCTGGCCGCCATGGCCCCGGGCGTCGACGGCTCGCGCCGCCTGCGCTACCTCAATCCGGCCGACGGCGGCCCCGTGATGCCGACCATCGACGTCGAGGCGCTGCGCCTGGCGGCCGGCCGGACAACTGCCGCGGTGCGCACCACCGCGACCGCGATGGTCGTCGTGATCGAAGGGAGTGGCCGCAGCGACATCGGCGACACCGTGTTCCATTGGCAGCAGCACGACGTGTTCACGCTGCCACGGTGGCAGTGGGTCCGGCACCAGGCCGTGAGCGAGCAGGCCACGCTGATGCTGGTCAGCGATCGCGAACTGATGCGCAGGCTGGATTACCTGCGCGAGGAGAGGCGGGCGGATTGA